One segment of Zhihengliuella halotolerans DNA contains the following:
- a CDS encoding substrate-binding domain-containing protein: MKSNVAPRIAAITLSLAMAAGLSACNRGEDPAGEQVTLAVSTLNNPFFVDLRDGAEAEAAELGLELSVVDAQNDSATQANQLATAATDGSAGVVINAVDSAAAGAGLASVTGAEIPVVAVDRAVEGAEVASLVASDNVAGGEQAAQALAEALGGEGKIIILEGVPGASSTNERGEGFEKGLAEFDGIESVASQTAKYDRATALDVTTNLLQSHPDVTGVLAMNDEMALGAIQALGSRAGDDVMVVGFDGTADGFAAVADGTLHATIAQNPTELGRQSIEVMVKVLAGEEVEALQNVAVDTVTADNVADFTE; the protein is encoded by the coding sequence AGAGCAACGTCGCTCCCCGGATCGCCGCGATCACCCTGAGCCTGGCGATGGCCGCCGGGCTATCCGCCTGCAACCGCGGCGAGGACCCCGCCGGCGAGCAGGTCACGCTGGCCGTGTCCACCCTGAACAACCCCTTCTTCGTCGACCTGCGCGACGGCGCCGAGGCCGAGGCCGCGGAGCTCGGCCTCGAGCTCTCGGTCGTCGACGCGCAGAACGACTCCGCCACCCAGGCCAACCAGCTGGCGACGGCCGCGACGGACGGCTCGGCCGGCGTCGTCATCAACGCCGTCGACTCGGCGGCGGCCGGCGCGGGCCTCGCGTCCGTGACCGGCGCCGAGATCCCCGTCGTCGCCGTCGACCGCGCCGTCGAAGGTGCGGAGGTGGCCTCGCTCGTGGCCAGCGACAACGTCGCCGGCGGCGAGCAGGCCGCGCAGGCCCTCGCCGAGGCGCTCGGCGGCGAAGGCAAGATCATCATCCTCGAAGGCGTGCCCGGCGCCTCGTCGACCAACGAGCGCGGCGAAGGCTTCGAGAAGGGCCTGGCCGAGTTCGACGGCATCGAGTCCGTGGCTTCGCAGACGGCGAAGTACGACCGCGCGACCGCCCTCGACGTCACGACCAACCTCCTGCAGAGCCACCCGGACGTCACGGGCGTGCTCGCCATGAACGACGAGATGGCCCTCGGCGCGATCCAGGCCCTGGGCTCGCGCGCCGGCGACGACGTCATGGTCGTCGGCTTCGACGGCACGGCGGACGGCTTCGCGGCCGTCGCCGACGGCACCCTGCACGCCACGATCGCGCAGAACCCCACCGAGCTCGGCCGCCAGTCGATCGAGGTCATGGTCAAGGTCCTCGCCGGCGAAGAGGTCGAGGCCCTGCAGAACGTCGCCGTCGACACCGTCACGGCCGACAACGTCGCCGACTTCACCGAATAA
- a CDS encoding ribokinase encodes MSQHRTVTIIGSSNADLAVTMDRLPGPGETVLAHSFITTPGGKGANQALAARLAGAETEFIGAVGRDANADVALGMLAEAGVELSRVRRVDEPTGVALISIDAAAENSIAVVPGANATVTADVVAELGEVRGVVVLQGEIPAAAVEQAAAAAERVVLNLAPVIAVDLDVIRAADPLVVNEHEAALVLEQFGGDGPAAPEDAARALLGHGVRSVVITLGAAGSLVAEPHDDGARLSRVDAIRAEAVDTTGAGDAYTGALAARLAAGDELIAAAGFAARFSAASVAKPGAQASYPRTLDELPGA; translated from the coding sequence ATGAGCCAGCACCGAACCGTCACCATCATCGGGTCCAGCAACGCGGACCTCGCCGTCACCATGGACCGCCTGCCCGGCCCGGGCGAGACGGTGCTGGCCCACTCCTTCATCACGACCCCCGGCGGCAAGGGGGCCAACCAGGCCCTCGCGGCCCGCCTCGCCGGCGCCGAGACCGAGTTCATCGGTGCCGTCGGGCGCGACGCGAACGCCGACGTCGCCCTCGGCATGCTGGCCGAGGCCGGCGTGGAACTCTCCCGCGTGCGCCGCGTCGACGAGCCCACGGGCGTCGCGCTGATCTCCATCGACGCCGCCGCCGAGAACTCGATCGCTGTCGTGCCGGGCGCCAACGCGACCGTCACCGCGGACGTGGTGGCCGAGCTCGGCGAGGTGCGCGGCGTCGTCGTGCTCCAGGGCGAGATCCCGGCCGCCGCCGTCGAGCAGGCGGCCGCGGCGGCCGAGCGCGTGGTGCTGAATCTGGCGCCGGTCATCGCCGTGGACCTGGACGTGATCCGGGCAGCGGACCCGCTGGTCGTCAACGAGCACGAGGCCGCCCTGGTGCTCGAGCAGTTCGGCGGCGACGGCCCCGCCGCACCCGAGGACGCGGCCCGCGCGCTGCTCGGGCACGGGGTGCGCAGCGTGGTCATCACGCTCGGGGCGGCGGGCTCGCTCGTCGCAGAGCCGCACGACGACGGCGCGCGCCTGAGCCGCGTGGACGCGATCCGCGCCGAGGCCGTGGACACGACCGGGGCCGGCGACGCCTACACGGGCGCCCTGGCCGCGCGCCTGGCCGCCGGCGACGAGCTCATCGCGGCCGCCGGGTTCGCCGCGCGGTTCTCCGCAGCGTCGGTCGCCAAACCGGGCGCGCAGGCGTCCTACCCGCGCACGCTCGACGAGCTGCCCGGCGCCTGA
- the rbsD gene encoding D-ribose pyranase, translating into MLKTGILNPDLLDGLARLGHTDTVVIADCGLPLPAGARVVDLTLVRGVPTFEQVLRAVGEAIVVESVTIADEARGTAPERLVAEALSDAPVQSVSHERLKQQLPHAKLIVRTGEATPYANAILRCGVDF; encoded by the coding sequence TTGCTCAAGACCGGCATCCTGAACCCAGACCTGCTTGATGGCCTCGCCCGGCTCGGCCACACCGACACGGTGGTCATCGCCGACTGCGGGCTTCCGCTGCCGGCCGGGGCGCGGGTCGTGGACCTGACTCTGGTGCGCGGGGTCCCGACGTTCGAGCAGGTGCTGCGGGCCGTGGGTGAGGCGATCGTCGTCGAGTCGGTGACGATCGCCGACGAGGCCCGCGGCACCGCGCCCGAGCGTCTGGTCGCCGAGGCGCTGTCCGATGCACCCGTGCAGAGCGTCTCCCACGAGCGGCTCAAGCAGCAGCTGCCGCACGCCAAACTGATCGTCCGCACGGGCGAGGCAACCCCGTACGCCAACGCGATCCTGCGCTGCGGCGTGGACTTCTAG
- a CDS encoding pentapeptide repeat-containing protein — MTDPKSPRLPSFADLAPSAHADLTALPVDGRVEDAAFVEDLAAGADLEDTVFTGCSFHRVGLSDADLNRASFGDCRFTELNAPVFRAPDSSWFNTRLAQTRLGSAELYGASLRSVRFDGGKLGFVNLRQAKLRDVAFHDVVFDELDLGAASLDRVSFTDCRVDTLTLDGAKLKDVDLRGVRFRAISGLAGLRGATIDAFQLADLAPALAAHVGLVVAD, encoded by the coding sequence ATGACCGACCCGAAGAGCCCCCGTCTGCCCTCGTTTGCCGATCTCGCACCCTCCGCCCACGCGGACCTCACGGCTCTGCCCGTCGACGGTCGCGTGGAGGACGCCGCGTTCGTCGAGGATCTTGCCGCCGGCGCCGACCTGGAGGACACGGTCTTCACGGGCTGCAGCTTTCACCGCGTGGGCCTCTCCGACGCCGATCTGAACCGGGCGAGCTTCGGGGACTGCCGCTTTACCGAGCTCAACGCCCCGGTGTTCCGCGCACCGGACAGTTCGTGGTTCAACACGCGCCTCGCGCAGACGCGCTTGGGCTCGGCGGAGCTCTACGGGGCGTCGCTGCGCTCGGTCCGGTTCGACGGCGGCAAGCTCGGGTTCGTGAACCTGCGCCAGGCGAAGCTGCGCGACGTCGCGTTCCACGATGTGGTCTTCGACGAGCTCGACCTCGGCGCCGCTTCGCTTGACCGCGTGTCCTTCACGGACTGCCGCGTCGACACGCTCACGCTCGACGGGGCGAAGCTCAAAGACGTGGACCTGCGCGGCGTGCGATTCCGGGCGATCTCCGGCCTGGCGGGCTTGCGGGGCGCCACGATCGACGCGTTCCAGCTCGCGGACCTCGCCCCGGCGCTCGCGGCCCACGTGGGTCTCGTCGTCGCCGACTGA
- a CDS encoding TetR/AcrR family transcriptional regulator translates to MGRVQTFETEVAVRAAREVFWRRGYEEASIPELEAATSLRRSSLYNTFGSKRGLFDAAVRSYLDEVVTPRLRPMTGETVDPGAVVDYLRGVRSGLLDAQTVASQHGCLLMNAAGAPVSQEHAVGAAVADYREELRSALASGLAARRPDAGADELRRTAEAVTALVTSALALTRVDNAAALRSLDTALELVA, encoded by the coding sequence ATGGGGCGAGTGCAGACGTTCGAGACCGAGGTGGCCGTCCGGGCCGCCCGCGAGGTCTTCTGGCGCCGCGGCTACGAGGAGGCCTCCATCCCGGAGCTCGAGGCCGCGACCAGCCTGCGCCGCTCCAGCCTGTACAACACGTTCGGGAGCAAGCGCGGGCTCTTCGACGCCGCCGTGCGCAGCTACCTCGACGAAGTCGTCACGCCCCGCCTGCGGCCCATGACGGGCGAAACCGTTGACCCCGGCGCCGTCGTGGACTACCTGCGCGGGGTCAGGTCCGGGCTGCTGGACGCGCAGACGGTCGCGTCGCAGCACGGGTGCCTGCTCATGAACGCGGCCGGCGCGCCCGTCTCCCAAGAACACGCGGTCGGCGCGGCCGTTGCCGACTATCGCGAGGAGTTGCGCAGCGCGCTCGCGTCGGGACTTGCCGCGCGGCGGCCGGACGCCGGCGCCGACGAGTTGCGGCGCACGGCTGAAGCGGTGACCGCGCTGGTCACCTCGGCGCTGGCCCTGACCCGCGTGGACAACGCGGCGGCGCTGCGCAGCCTGGACACCGCGCTGGAGCTCGTCGCCTGA
- a CDS encoding DUF1304 domain-containing protein has protein sequence MIIAGLILAALAAAVHVFIFYLESVAWTSPRARAVFGSDEESAIATRELAFNQGFYNLFLAILAVVGIIATATGAATVGMTLLFAGLGSMAAAAAVLAISSPEKRSAAAKQGLVPAAAVVVLALSFL, from the coding sequence ATGATCATCGCCGGCCTCATCCTCGCCGCCCTCGCCGCCGCAGTCCACGTCTTCATCTTCTACCTCGAGTCCGTGGCCTGGACGTCGCCGCGCGCCCGGGCCGTCTTCGGCTCCGACGAGGAGTCCGCGATCGCCACGCGGGAGCTCGCCTTCAACCAGGGCTTCTACAACCTCTTCCTCGCGATCCTGGCCGTCGTTGGCATCATCGCCACCGCCACCGGTGCCGCCACGGTCGGAATGACCCTGCTCTTCGCGGGCCTCGGGTCGATGGCCGCCGCAGCCGCCGTGCTGGCGATCAGCTCGCCGGAGAAGCGCTCCGCGGCCGCCAAGCAGGGGCTCGTCCCGGCCGCGGCCGTCGTCGTACTGGCCCTCTCCTTCCTCTAA
- a CDS encoding NADP-dependent oxidoreductase, producing the protein MTENTHATSTQVQLVSRPDGWPTAEDFRTVTVQLDDLGENQVRVANEFMSVDPYMRGRMSDAKSYIPPFVLGETMDGGAVGRVVASRSADLPVGTLVLHQLGWRDVAQADAGAFRAVADLPGASPSLYLGILGMTGLTAYVGLTEIAHLAPGETVFVSGAAGAVGTAVGQIARLLGAGRVIGSAGSDEKVALLKEKYGFDAALNYKTAPVREQLAELAPGGVDVFFDNVGGDHLEAAIDVMNDHGRLALCGAISQYNTTDTAEGPDNMVKFIKGSLSMRGFTLGNHLDKAGEYNEKMSEWFADGEIQYDETVVDGIENAVDAFLGLMRGANTGKMVVRTS; encoded by the coding sequence TTGACTGAGAACACCCACGCAACCAGCACCCAGGTCCAGCTCGTCTCCCGCCCCGACGGCTGGCCGACGGCGGAGGACTTCCGCACCGTCACCGTCCAGCTCGACGACCTCGGCGAGAACCAGGTGCGCGTCGCCAACGAGTTCATGTCCGTGGACCCCTACATGCGCGGGCGCATGTCCGACGCAAAGAGCTACATCCCGCCGTTCGTCCTCGGCGAGACCATGGACGGCGGCGCGGTCGGCCGCGTCGTCGCCTCCCGGTCCGCGGATCTGCCGGTCGGGACGCTGGTGCTGCACCAGCTCGGCTGGCGCGACGTCGCCCAGGCCGACGCCGGCGCGTTCCGTGCCGTGGCGGACCTGCCGGGCGCTTCGCCCTCGCTCTACCTGGGCATCCTGGGCATGACCGGACTGACCGCGTACGTGGGCCTGACCGAGATCGCCCACCTGGCGCCGGGCGAGACCGTGTTTGTTTCCGGCGCGGCGGGCGCCGTGGGCACCGCCGTCGGGCAGATCGCCCGCCTGCTAGGTGCGGGCCGGGTCATCGGTTCGGCCGGCTCGGACGAGAAGGTCGCGCTCCTGAAGGAGAAGTACGGGTTCGACGCCGCCCTGAACTACAAGACTGCACCGGTTCGCGAGCAGCTGGCCGAGCTGGCCCCGGGCGGAGTGGACGTGTTCTTCGACAACGTCGGCGGCGACCACCTCGAGGCCGCGATCGACGTCATGAACGACCACGGGCGCCTGGCGCTGTGCGGGGCGATCTCGCAGTACAACACCACCGATACGGCTGAGGGCCCGGACAACATGGTCAAGTTCATCAAGGGCAGCCTGTCGATGCGCGGCTTCACACTCGGGAACCACCTGGACAAGGCGGGCGAGTACAACGAGAAGATGAGCGAGTGGTTCGCCGACGGCGAGATTCAGTACGACGAGACCGTGGTCGACGGGATCGAGAACGCCGTCGACGCGTTCCTCGGGCTGATGCGCGGCGCCAACACGGGCAAGATGGTCGTGCGCACGTCCTAG
- a CDS encoding DoxX family protein has translation MDTTVSPASTAARLIVRVVFGFLFLAHGWQKFNEFTIPGTVGAFAGMGVPAAEVVAPIVATLELVGGALLIVGLLTRPVAILLTINMAVALVLVHAPAGVFVADGGYELVLALGAATLALFLVGPGRISLDAALFGKRQGVLAKLA, from the coding sequence ATGGACACCACAGTTTCCCCCGCATCGACCGCCGCCCGACTGATCGTCCGGGTCGTCTTCGGCTTCCTCTTCCTGGCCCACGGCTGGCAGAAGTTCAACGAGTTCACGATCCCGGGCACCGTCGGCGCCTTCGCCGGAATGGGCGTCCCGGCCGCCGAAGTCGTCGCCCCCATCGTCGCGACGCTCGAGCTTGTCGGCGGTGCCTTGCTCATCGTCGGCCTGCTGACCCGCCCGGTCGCGATCCTGCTGACGATCAACATGGCCGTCGCCCTCGTCCTGGTGCACGCCCCGGCTGGCGTGTTCGTCGCCGACGGCGGCTACGAGCTGGTCCTCGCCCTCGGCGCGGCGACGCTCGCCCTGTTCCTGGTCGGCCCCGGCCGCATCTCGCTCGACGCCGCCCTCTTCGGCAAGCGTCAGGGCGTGCTCGCCAAGCTGGCCTGA
- a CDS encoding DUF6153 family protein — translation MRARIAAWIGACCLVLGLLGMHALAQHGTHAAQQAPAAVSHSTLSHPSDPSAHLLTGAAHAEPGAASSSSHPAPGAEGCADCAQTHATTAAACLLALLAAALWLAPPRVFRLAAPSRRRLSTSFSVFRSATPRPPDLTMLCISRT, via the coding sequence GTGCGTGCGAGAATCGCCGCGTGGATCGGCGCATGCTGCCTCGTCCTGGGCCTGCTGGGCATGCACGCCCTCGCCCAGCACGGGACCCACGCCGCGCAGCAGGCCCCGGCCGCGGTCTCGCACTCCACGCTCAGCCACCCCTCAGATCCCTCGGCCCACCTCCTCACCGGTGCCGCGCACGCGGAACCGGGCGCGGCGTCGTCGTCCTCCCATCCGGCGCCAGGCGCCGAGGGCTGCGCCGACTGCGCGCAGACCCACGCGACGACGGCGGCGGCCTGCCTGCTCGCCCTGCTCGCGGCCGCGCTGTGGCTGGCGCCGCCGCGAGTCTTCCGGCTGGCCGCGCCCTCTCGCCGGCGGCTGTCGACCTCCTTCTCCGTGTTTCGGTCCGCGACGCCCCGGCCTCCGGACCTAACCATGCTCTGCATCAGTCGGACGTGA
- a CDS encoding DUF305 domain-containing protein, whose amino-acid sequence MKKTNLTRSAAVLAIAALGLAGCSTPNDDADTAPASQAPTSAGAEQGDGEQTGAANEADVEFATGMIVHHQQAIEMSGMVLGAEGLRETALGRETAELAEEIKAAQGPEIGQMEKMLGQWGAHDAHQGMDHGDMGMMSEDDLEALREASGDEAARMFLEQMIVHHEGAVAMAQTVIAEGQDAEARGLAQEIIDAQNSEIAKMRSMLEG is encoded by the coding sequence ATGAAGAAGACAAACCTGACCCGTTCCGCCGCCGTGCTCGCGATCGCCGCGCTCGGCCTCGCCGGATGCTCAACCCCGAACGACGACGCCGACACCGCGCCCGCCAGCCAGGCCCCCACCTCAGCGGGTGCCGAGCAGGGCGACGGCGAGCAGACCGGCGCCGCCAACGAGGCGGACGTCGAGTTCGCCACCGGGATGATCGTCCACCACCAGCAGGCGATCGAGATGTCTGGGATGGTCCTGGGCGCCGAGGGGCTGCGCGAGACCGCGCTGGGCCGCGAGACCGCCGAGCTGGCCGAGGAGATCAAGGCGGCCCAGGGCCCGGAGATCGGGCAGATGGAGAAGATGCTCGGGCAGTGGGGCGCGCATGACGCCCACCAGGGCATGGACCACGGGGACATGGGCATGATGAGCGAGGACGACCTCGAGGCCCTCCGCGAGGCCAGCGGCGATGAAGCGGCCCGGATGTTCCTCGAGCAGATGATCGTCCATCACGAGGGCGCCGTCGCCATGGCGCAGACCGTGATCGCCGAGGGGCAGGACGCCGAAGCGCGCGGGCTGGCTCAGGAGATCATCGACGCGCAGAACTCCGAGATCGCCAAGATGCGCAGCATGCTCGAGGGCTAA
- a CDS encoding phosphatase PAP2 family protein — translation MSATPTIEPEPVQQTASGAPGSRAAVIATLLSHVFSPALIGTLVLLSIPLRHPVATWSSALLATAFTIAIPWVALVAMRWSGHVSDIHVTRREQRWPLLLITLVSILTGLGILAVTGAPAVVVGEVGLFLLGLLIVGAVNLFWKLSIHAAVAAFAALYCLLALPLGPHLAVLVVALVGWSRVRIAHHTPSQVLAGTVVGVLVSLGGLLPVFGV, via the coding sequence ATGAGCGCGACGCCGACCATCGAGCCCGAACCCGTGCAGCAGACGGCGTCCGGTGCACCCGGCAGCCGGGCGGCGGTGATCGCGACATTGCTCTCGCACGTCTTCTCTCCGGCACTGATCGGCACTCTGGTGCTGCTGAGCATCCCCTTGCGCCACCCGGTGGCGACGTGGTCTTCCGCGCTGCTGGCGACCGCCTTCACGATCGCCATCCCGTGGGTGGCGCTCGTCGCGATGCGCTGGTCCGGCCATGTCAGCGACATCCACGTCACCCGGCGCGAGCAGCGCTGGCCGCTGCTGCTGATCACGCTCGTTTCGATCCTGACCGGGCTCGGGATCCTCGCCGTGACGGGGGCTCCGGCCGTCGTCGTCGGTGAGGTCGGCCTCTTCCTGCTCGGCCTGCTCATCGTCGGTGCCGTCAATCTCTTCTGGAAGCTCTCGATCCATGCGGCCGTCGCCGCGTTCGCCGCACTGTACTGCCTGCTCGCGCTGCCGCTCGGGCCGCACCTCGCGGTGCTCGTGGTCGCGCTCGTCGGCTGGAGCCGGGTGCGCATCGCCCACCACACGCCCAGCCAGGTGTTGGCCGGAACGGTGGTGGGCGTGCTCGTCAGCCTCGGCGGGCTGCTGCCGGTCTTCGGCGTTTAG
- the betC gene encoding choline-sulfatase: MQAPNIVVIQADQMAAQALGAYGDTAAKTPNIDSLAENGAVFDRAYCNTPLCAPSRASMMTGRMPSDVGCYDNGDDFAASVPTFAHRLRRLGYHTALIGRMHFIGPDQQHGFEERLTTDVYPADLDMVPDWKRPMDERLQWYHDADAVFTAGAATANVQQDFDDEVSFRTLRHLNDRVRANQAAGVERPFLMVTSFIHPHDPYEPPREHWDRFADVEIPDPAHPDVPELAQDPHSHRLRTMSGFDQRDPSLEEVRRARRSYYAAVSYIDDQIGMIRERLERLGLADNTVIVVTSDHGDMLGEKGLWYKMSPYEQSSRVPLIMDGPESLVPRGRFANPVCLLDLMPTLLDLAGAPDPEADGVSLLETARKERQGEAGPQDRDIVIEYLAEGTLRPQLTIVRGQYKYVICPGDPDQLFDLVEDPDELANRAADRAYTEIVAQLRAELESRYDLADLEVRILGSQATRRLVAESLQQGKVRHWDFNPEPEQRYVRGDFWGALEYGKIPDPSR; the protein is encoded by the coding sequence ATGCAAGCACCAAACATCGTCGTCATCCAGGCGGATCAGATGGCGGCGCAGGCCCTGGGGGCCTACGGCGACACCGCGGCGAAGACGCCCAACATCGACAGCCTCGCCGAGAACGGCGCCGTCTTCGACCGCGCCTACTGCAACACTCCGCTCTGCGCCCCGTCCCGGGCGTCGATGATGACCGGTCGGATGCCGTCCGACGTCGGCTGCTACGACAACGGAGACGACTTCGCAGCGTCCGTGCCGACGTTCGCCCACCGTCTGCGGCGCCTCGGCTATCACACCGCGTTGATCGGCCGGATGCACTTCATCGGTCCCGACCAGCAGCATGGGTTCGAAGAACGACTGACCACGGATGTGTATCCGGCGGACCTGGACATGGTCCCGGACTGGAAGCGGCCCATGGACGAGCGGCTGCAGTGGTACCACGACGCGGACGCCGTCTTCACGGCCGGTGCCGCGACTGCCAACGTGCAGCAGGACTTCGACGACGAGGTCTCGTTCCGGACACTGCGCCACCTCAACGACCGTGTCCGGGCCAACCAGGCGGCCGGCGTGGAGCGCCCATTCCTCATGGTGACGTCCTTCATCCACCCCCACGACCCCTACGAGCCGCCGCGCGAGCACTGGGACCGGTTCGCGGATGTCGAGATCCCCGATCCCGCGCACCCGGACGTGCCAGAACTCGCCCAGGATCCGCACTCGCACCGCCTCCGGACCATGAGCGGTTTCGACCAGCGCGACCCCAGCCTCGAGGAGGTCCGGCGCGCCCGGCGCTCCTACTATGCGGCGGTGAGCTACATCGACGACCAGATCGGGATGATCCGCGAGCGTCTCGAGCGTCTGGGGCTGGCGGACAACACCGTTATCGTCGTCACCAGCGACCATGGAGACATGCTGGGGGAGAAGGGCCTCTGGTACAAGATGTCGCCCTACGAGCAGTCCTCGCGGGTCCCGCTGATCATGGACGGCCCCGAGTCCCTGGTACCCCGCGGTCGGTTCGCAAACCCGGTCTGCCTGCTCGACCTCATGCCGACGTTGCTGGACCTCGCCGGCGCCCCGGATCCGGAGGCGGACGGCGTGTCCCTGCTGGAGACCGCCCGCAAGGAGCGGCAGGGCGAGGCGGGTCCGCAGGACCGCGACATCGTCATCGAGTACCTGGCCGAGGGCACCCTCCGCCCGCAGCTGACGATCGTGCGGGGCCAGTACAAGTACGTCATCTGCCCGGGAGACCCCGACCAGCTCTTCGACCTCGTCGAGGACCCGGACGAGCTGGCCAACCGCGCCGCGGATCGCGCGTATACCGAGATCGTCGCGCAGCTTCGAGCCGAGCTGGAGTCCCGCTACGATCTCGCTGATCTGGAGGTGCGGATCCTGGGGAGCCAGGCGACGCGCCGGCTCGTGGCCGAGTCGCTGCAGCAGGGCAAGGTCCGGCACTGGGACTTCAATCCGGAGCCGGAGCAGCGCTACGTCCGGGGCGATTTCTGGGGCGCGCTCGAGTACGGGAAGATCCCGGACCCGTCCCGTTGA
- a CDS encoding formylglycine-generating enzyme family protein, which translates to MSSCCGPDRDATAGPTGRGSGEPGASSSAGHELLQLLAGGAPSELKLVGLPGGTFRMGSEAPESYPGDGEGPVRTVSVAPFALAATTVTVAEFAAFVLSTGYRTEAEAHGDSLVFAGRLTPELRAVSPAVEATPWWIQVDGACWHRPEGPGSTAAGRSDHPVTHVSWTDAEAYAKWVGGRLPTETEWEYAARGGLDQQPYPWGSDFAPGGKRRMNTFTGEFPDAPTEPVGTMPAGSFPSNDYGLHNMTGNVWEWTASLFDPESTEKTLRGGSYMCHASYCRRYRTSARIGATTETSLGHTGFRIALSSATA; encoded by the coding sequence ATGAGTTCATGCTGTGGTCCCGATCGAGACGCCACTGCGGGCCCGACGGGGAGGGGATCTGGGGAGCCAGGGGCCTCCTCGTCCGCCGGTCATGAGCTGCTGCAGCTGCTCGCTGGAGGCGCTCCCTCCGAGCTAAAGCTGGTCGGCCTCCCCGGCGGGACTTTCCGGATGGGCAGCGAGGCGCCCGAGTCGTATCCGGGCGATGGCGAGGGCCCGGTCCGGACCGTCTCCGTCGCTCCTTTCGCACTCGCCGCCACCACCGTCACGGTGGCGGAGTTCGCGGCGTTCGTCCTGAGCACCGGATACCGGACGGAAGCCGAGGCGCACGGCGACTCCCTGGTCTTCGCGGGCCGCCTCACCCCCGAACTGCGCGCCGTCTCGCCGGCCGTCGAAGCGACCCCGTGGTGGATCCAAGTCGACGGTGCCTGCTGGCACCGTCCCGAGGGTCCCGGATCCACAGCAGCAGGGCGGTCCGACCACCCGGTCACACACGTTTCCTGGACCGACGCCGAGGCCTACGCAAAGTGGGTGGGCGGACGACTCCCGACCGAAACCGAGTGGGAGTACGCCGCCCGCGGCGGCCTGGATCAGCAGCCGTACCCCTGGGGATCGGACTTTGCGCCGGGCGGCAAACGGCGGATGAACACGTTCACGGGTGAATTCCCCGACGCGCCCACTGAACCGGTTGGAACCATGCCCGCCGGCTCCTTTCCGTCCAACGACTACGGACTGCACAACATGACCGGTAACGTGTGGGAGTGGACCGCGAGCTTGTTCGACCCCGAAAGCACGGAGAAGACGCTGCGCGGCGGTTCCTACATGTGCCACGCCTCGTACTGTAGGCGCTACCGCACGTCCGCCCGGATCGGTGCCACGACGGAGACCTCGCTGGGCCACACGGGTTTCCGGATCGCACTGAGCTCCGCGACCGCGTGA